The Deinococcus puniceus genome segment ATATGCAGGCAGCCTCGGCATGGTGGTCAGCGTGCATGCCGAAGACGCCAGCTTGCGGGCCGACGGCGTGATGAACGAGGGCGCAGTGAGCGAGGCGTTGGGCCTGCCCGGCAACCCGGCGGCGGCAGAAGCGGCGCGGGTGGCGCGTGACCTGGAAATCGTGGCGGGCTTGCAGGCACAGGACCGCCCCGTGCGCCTGCACGTTCAGCACCTCTCCACGGCGCGGGCGCTGGACTTGGTGCGCGAAGCCAAGCGGCGCGGCCTGCCCGTGACCTGTGAGGTCTGCCCCCACCACCTGACCCTCACCGACGAGGCGCTGCGTTCCTTCGACTCTATCTATAAAGTGGCCCCGCCGCTGCGAACTCAGGCCGACGCCGATTCCCTGCTGGCGGGCTTGTTAGACGGCAGCGTGGACTGCATCGCCACCGATCACGCACCCCACACCCGCGCCGAAAAGGAACGCGACTTGCTGACCGCGCCATCTGGAATTGCCTACATAGAACTGGCCTTTCCGCTGATGTGGACGCGGTTTGGCGCAACGCTGGGGCTAGAGCGCCTGCTTGACCTGATGACACAGGCCCCCGCCCGCGTGATGGGCTGGCCCGAACCCTCTCTGGAAGCAGGCGCACCCGCCGACCTGACCGTGTTTGACCTGCACACCGAGCGCACCGTGAACCCGGCAGAGTTTAAGAGCAAGGCCAAATTCACGCCGTGGGCAGGCGAAAGCCTTCGCGGGTGGCCCATGCTGACGGTAGTGGGCGGGGCGGTGGCGTACAGGCGGGAGGCTTGAGGACGGTCTACGGGGGAGAAGTCTAAGGGTTGAGGGTCTAAGAAAGGCAATCGCGTTGCTTACTCACCCCCTCCCCAGCCCTCCCCCCTCAAGGGTGAGGGAGCAAAACAAAGCTCTCTGCTGCTGCTTTTTGCCCTCGCCTCTTGTGGGAATCGCAGAGCTGCGAAGCAGGGGGGGCACCCCACAACCGAACCCGCCCCACCCCCTTAGACCCTTCGACAGAGCACCCTTAGACTCAGCCCCCGCCGCACAGCACCACAACCCACACCCGCTATCATGCCCCCGTGAGTTCTCCCGCCCGTTCGCCTGCCCCGCCCCTTGCCGCTGCCATTCCCGAAGGCACGCGCGATGTGTTGCCGCCCGAATGGGCACAGCGCGAGCATTTGCGGGCGCGACTTGTCGAAGTGTTCGGCGCGTGGGGCTACCGGGGCGTCGAACTTCCGGCTCTCGAATACGCCAGTGCCAGCCACCCGCAAGATGCGCGGGCCTTTAAGCTGATCGATTCGGGCGGGCAAGTGCTGGCCCTGAGAAGCGAATTCACCACCGCGATGGGGCGGCTGGTGCGTTCCCGGTTTCCGGCGGGGCCATTCCCGCTGCGGCTGCACTACGGCGGGCGGCTGTGGCTGCGGGCGCTGACCAGCGAACTGGGGCGGTTGCGCGAGTTCTATCAGGTGGGGGTGGAGCTGATCGGCGTAGCGACTCCGCAGGCCGACGCCGAACTGCTGCACTTGGCGGCGGCGGCGCTGGGGGCGGTGGGGGTTTCAGCTCAGCTAGAGGTGGGTTATCCGGGCTTCGTGGACGCCGTGCTGGAAGACGCGGGCCTGCACGGAAAAGCGCGGGACGCCCTGCACGACGCCATTGACCGCAAGAGTGGTGCAGATGTAGACCTGCTGGCACGGCGAGACGGCCTCAGCCCAGAAGTGACGCGCACGCTGCATGCCCTGACCGATCTGTACGGCGGCGCGGAAGTGCTGGACACAGCGCAGGCTTTGGCTCAGGGCGAGCGGGCAAGGGACGCGGTGGCGCATCTGCGGACTGTGGCGGCCCTGTACAGCGGCCCCCTCTTGTTCGATCTGGGCGTCAGTCGGCGCTACGGCTACTACACGGGCATCACCTTCCGGGCCTACGCAGACGGCTTGAACCAGCCGGTGTTGGGCGGCGGACGGTACGCGCTGGAAGGCGGGCTGCCCGGCGCAGGCTTCGCGGTGGGACTGGAACGCCTGACCGGGGTGCTGGCTCCCACGCTGCCGCCCGAACCTGAAGTGGTGCTGGCACTGGACTTGGCGGGCGCAACATTGGCCCGCGCCGCTGGCCTCACGGCAGAGTTGGCATGGACGGACGACAGGGCGGAATTACAAGCGTTCTGCATGGCACGGGGCATCAGACGCATGGTGCAGGGCGAAACATTTACCGTTGTAGACGGTTCCGATAAAAACGGAGCAGAGGCATGACCCCCGCCCCCACGCGCACGCCCGATCACCTCACGCTGGCGCTGCCCAAAGGCCGCATTCTGGAAGAAGCATTGGTGCTGCTGGCCCGCGCTGGCCTGCCCCTGACCATGCCCGAAAAATCGCGTGCCCTGCGCCACGAATTCCCCGGCGTGACCTTGCTGGAACTGCGGAATCAGGATGTGCCCGTGTACGTAGACCTTGGCGTGGCCGACGTTGGTATCGTAGGCAAAGACGTGCTGATCGAATCGGGCCGCGCTGTGTACGAACCTGTAGACCTGCGTTTTGCCGCCTGCCGCCTGTCGCTGATTCGTGAAATCGGGGCCACTGGAACCATCGGGCGGGTGGGCACCAAGTACCCGCGAGCCGCCCGCGCCTACCTGAACGCGCAGGGCATCCCCGCCGAAATCGTAAAACTGAGTGGCAACATTGAACTGGCGGCCCTGACCGGACTGGCCGACGCCGTGATCGATCTGGTGCAGACGGGCGGCACGCTGCGGGCCAACAACCTTGAGGAAGTGGACGTGCTGTTCGAATCGAGTGCGCGGCTGGTGGTCAATCGTGCAGCCCTGAAGTTGCGGCGAGAGCGCTTGCGCCCACTGATCGAACGCCTGCGCGAACTGGTGGCCGCTGACACGGTGGGGTAAAAGCCCTTGAACTGGCAAGCGGCCCTGAGCAACCTCACGCCCGAATTGGTGGCCGCCGGAGCCGAACGCTGGGGCGCAGGCAACGTGCGGCCAGTGAATATGGGGTTCAATCATGTCTACCGGGCAAGCACTGCCGCCGGAGACATCGCCCTCCGCTTCACCCATTCCAGCCTGCGGAGCGCCGACGCCCTGCGTCCACCGCTGGACTTTTTGCGCCATCTGCACGCGGCGGGCGCGGGCGTGTGCCCACCACTTCCCAGCCTTGCGGGGCAGGACATAGAAGCACTCCCAGACGGCTTTCTGGTCACGGCCATTGGCTGGATACACGGCCCCCGCGTGTCGGAGTTGCCGCCAACACCAGCACTTTATGAAGCGTTTGGGCAGGCGATTGGCGAGTTGCACGCGGCTGGGCGCAGCTTCCGGCCCACTCCCGGCACACCGAACATGATCGGCCCGGCCTTCCCCGGCGTCTTCCCGTCATGGCGATTTTTCTGGCACCGCGCCGCCCCACACGCCGCCAAGCACCCCGATTTGGCCCGCCACTTTGCCCGCCTGACCCTGCTGGTAGACGAGTGGGGCGGCCCGGCTGGATGCTGGCCGGATGACGAAACACAGGGCTGGGGCGAGGGCTTCGGCCTCACGCACGGCGACTTACGCCCCGGCAACGCCATCTGGGACGGCAAGCGTGTGGTCATCATCGACTTCGATGAACCCGTGTTCGGCCCACTGGCAACTGATCTGGCCCGCGCCGGACTGGAACTGCCCGCTGACCTGTTGCCCATGCTGAGGCCTCACCTGCTCGCCGGATACCGCTCAGTTTGCCCACTGCCTGACAACTGGGAAGCCTGCTTGCCCCTGTTGACCCAATGCCGCGCCGCCTTGATGGCCGCTTGGACACTGGACGGCGTAGACAGTGTGGCGGAGGTAGAAGCGTTGACTGTCCCTACAGATCGGGACGACTCCGGGGCGGTGGTCAGTTTCGGGGCGTTGGTGGAGTTGCTGAATGGGGCGGAAGGGTAATCGCGTTGTTCCGTGACCGCCACCCCAAATCGTCCCCGCCCAAATCCGTGTGAGGCCGTCGTCCACGCAGTGGGCGGGCCAATTCCATCTGGGAATGAACTGGCAGTTCCGCTTCAAAGGAACGATTTCGCCAAGCCTGAACGCAACAAGATCAATCCTGCCGAGCGCAGCGACAAACTCCCCTGACCCCTTTGGGGGCGGGGGCTGGGGGGTGGGGGAAACGTGGCAGCAATCCCAAAACCTTAATCTTATTCGACGTCCCCGCCCAACACCCCCGCCATCCGCTCCAACGCCTCCGTAAGCAGCGCACGGCTGGTAGCAAAGTTGACCCGAATAAAGCCCTGATAGTCGGCCTTCTGAGGATCGGGGGCGAATACGGGGCCGTTGTGAATGGCAACCCGCGCCTGCTCCAGCAAAACCTGTTGAATATCGCCCGCGTGCGGATGCGAGCGCACATCTAGCCAAGCCAGATAGGTGCTTTCTACCGCATAGGACTTGATATACGGGAATCTTTCGGCCAAAAATGCCTGCAACAAGTCGCGATTGCCGCGCAAGTAGGCCACCGTTTCGGCCAACCAAGGCCCACCCTCTTGCAACGCCGCTTGCCACATGGTGATGCTCAGGGCGCTGGGATGCCCCATCAGGCCGCCGACTGCCGTTTTCAGGCGCTTGATGAGGGCCGCGTCGTGGCTGAGCATGGCCCCGATGCCTAGCCCCGCCGTATTGAACGCCTTGCACGGCCCCGTGAGCGTGACGGTACGGCCCCGCACACGCGGATCGGCGGCGAACGACTCGAACAGCGCGTCGGCAAAGCTTAAGTCGGCGTGCAACTCATCGGAACAGACATACAGGTTGTGCTTCAGTGCGAAGTCGCGCAGTTTGCCCAGTTCCTCGGCGTTCCACACGCGCCCGGTGGGGTTGTGGGGATGGCACAGCAGCATCAGGCGCGTGGACGGAGTGACTGCCCCTTCCAGCGCTTCCCAGTCGATTTCCCAGCGCGTGCCGGAATCTTTGAGGGCGGCGGCCTGCACCACGCGGCGCTGATCGTTGATGCTGAGGTGAAACGGGTGGTACACGGGCAGCATGGTCAGCACACCGTCGCCGGGAGCGGTGAGAGCGTGTACAGCGGCAAAAATCCCCGGTACGACTCCCGGCAGCAACGCCACACCCTCGGCGGGCAAGTCGGTCAGCCCTTGCGTGGCAGCCTTCTCCTGAATCAGGCGGGTCAACAGGGGATCGCCCATCAGTTGCGGGTAGCCTAAACCGCGTGTGAGGCGGTCTTGCAGGGCATTCAGAATGGCGGGGGCCACCGGGTAATCCATGTCGGCCACCCACATCGGAATCACATCTTCGCCGTACAGCGTCCATTTCAGCGAATCGGCGTGGCGCAGCGCGGCGGGGTCAAGGTGGCTGTAGACGTCGGTGGTTTCTAGCACGGACACTTCGGGCGAATGCAGGCCAGTCATAGGGCGAGCATACGCCGCCGCGCCGTGCAGGCATAGGTCAGCGGCGCGGCTCCTGTACACTGCCCCCTATGCTGGCGATCATGGGCGCGATGGACGAAGAAATCGAGTTGTTGCTGGCCGACTTGCAGGCCCCCGAAACGCTGACCTTCTCAGGCGTGACGCTGCATAAGGGCACTCTGGAGGGCGTACCTGTACTGCTCACTCGCGGCGGGATCGGCAAGGTCAATGCGGCCCTGACCACCGCATATTTGCTGATGCAGGGAGCTACACAAGTTATTTTTACCGGGGTGGCGGGCGGCGTGCATCCAGAGCTGCGGGTGGGCGACATCGTAGTGAGTACCGATTGCGTGCAGCACGATGTAGATGTGGGCGCATTGGGCTACGAACTGGGCAGCATACCGGGCGAGCTTCCTGCGTGGCCCGCCGATGAAACGTTGCGAGCAGTAGCCCTCGAAGCAGCGCGAGATGTAGAGGGCGTGCGCGTGCTGGACGGCAGAGTTGCCAGTGGCGATCAGTTCATCGCTTCCCGCGAGGGCGTGCAGCGGCTCTGGACATTGTTCGGGGCGGCCTGCGCCGAGATGGAAGGCGCGGCAGTGGCGCAGGTGTGCAGCAAGGCGGGCGTGCCGTTCGTGATCATCCGCAGCGTCAGCGACACCGCAGACCACGATGCCAACGTGGATTACCGAACCTTTATGCCGCTGGTGGCCCGCCACGCCAAACAGGTGGTGCGCGGCATGCTGGCCCGCCTGACGCCGCAAGCCTAACCCGGATGACCTCTCAGACCGCCGCCCTGCCGCCCGCCGTGCGCGTGGTGCTGGGGTTGGGCGTGCTGGTGGGCTTTGCCGCCCTCGGAGAAGGGTTGATGAGGCTGCTGCATTGGCCCCTGCCGGGTTCGGTGGTGGGCATGGTGTTGCTGCTGCTGGCGCTGGGATCGCGTGTGGTGCGCCTGCACTGGATAGAACCCGCCGCCGACGGCCTGCTGGGAATCTTGGGCCTGCTGTTTGTTCCGGCCACCGTTGGGGCCATTCAGTTTTTGGGGGCCGGGGCCGAGTGGGGGCTGTGGCTGCTGGTGATGGTGGCCGGGTTGCTGCTCGGTGCAGGTGTAGCGGGTTGGTTGGCGGGGCGGTTGGTGCGGGACTGACATGGAAGGTGAACCCCCCCCGTTGCTCCGCAACGCCCCCCTTGAGGGGAGGACAACTGCGCTTTG includes the following:
- a CDS encoding dihydroorotase, producing MTLTITNIRRPNSETLESITLENGLIKGWNLPAEGEIIDGKGGTLAPALIELHAHLREPGQTEKEDLASGLAAAAAGGYGTVVSMPNTSPVVDDPAIVRSLIEKANRLGFARLRPAAALTRGQTGETLAELTFLQDAGAAMFTDDGRTNEDARVLRLGLEYAGSLGMVVSVHAEDASLRADGVMNEGAVSEALGLPGNPAAAEAARVARDLEIVAGLQAQDRPVRLHVQHLSTARALDLVREAKRRGLPVTCEVCPHHLTLTDEALRSFDSIYKVAPPLRTQADADSLLAGLLDGSVDCIATDHAPHTRAEKERDLLTAPSGIAYIELAFPLMWTRFGATLGLERLLDLMTQAPARVMGWPEPSLEAGAPADLTVFDLHTERTVNPAEFKSKAKFTPWAGESLRGWPMLTVVGGAVAYRREA
- a CDS encoding ATP phosphoribosyltransferase regulatory subunit codes for the protein MSSPARSPAPPLAAAIPEGTRDVLPPEWAQREHLRARLVEVFGAWGYRGVELPALEYASASHPQDARAFKLIDSGGQVLALRSEFTTAMGRLVRSRFPAGPFPLRLHYGGRLWLRALTSELGRLREFYQVGVELIGVATPQADAELLHLAAAALGAVGVSAQLEVGYPGFVDAVLEDAGLHGKARDALHDAIDRKSGADVDLLARRDGLSPEVTRTLHALTDLYGGAEVLDTAQALAQGERARDAVAHLRTVAALYSGPLLFDLGVSRRYGYYTGITFRAYADGLNQPVLGGGRYALEGGLPGAGFAVGLERLTGVLAPTLPPEPEVVLALDLAGATLARAAGLTAELAWTDDRAELQAFCMARGIRRMVQGETFTVVDGSDKNGAEA
- the hisG gene encoding ATP phosphoribosyltransferase — its product is MTPAPTRTPDHLTLALPKGRILEEALVLLARAGLPLTMPEKSRALRHEFPGVTLLELRNQDVPVYVDLGVADVGIVGKDVLIESGRAVYEPVDLRFAACRLSLIREIGATGTIGRVGTKYPRAARAYLNAQGIPAEIVKLSGNIELAALTGLADAVIDLVQTGGTLRANNLEEVDVLFESSARLVVNRAALKLRRERLRPLIERLRELVAADTVG
- a CDS encoding phosphotransferase enzyme family protein: MNWQAALSNLTPELVAAGAERWGAGNVRPVNMGFNHVYRASTAAGDIALRFTHSSLRSADALRPPLDFLRHLHAAGAGVCPPLPSLAGQDIEALPDGFLVTAIGWIHGPRVSELPPTPALYEAFGQAIGELHAAGRSFRPTPGTPNMIGPAFPGVFPSWRFFWHRAAPHAAKHPDLARHFARLTLLVDEWGGPAGCWPDDETQGWGEGFGLTHGDLRPGNAIWDGKRVVIIDFDEPVFGPLATDLARAGLELPADLLPMLRPHLLAGYRSVCPLPDNWEACLPLLTQCRAALMAAWTLDGVDSVAEVEALTVPTDRDDSGAVVSFGALVELLNGAEG
- a CDS encoding MalY/PatB family protein; this encodes MTGLHSPEVSVLETTDVYSHLDPAALRHADSLKWTLYGEDVIPMWVADMDYPVAPAILNALQDRLTRGLGYPQLMGDPLLTRLIQEKAATQGLTDLPAEGVALLPGVVPGIFAAVHALTAPGDGVLTMLPVYHPFHLSINDQRRVVQAAALKDSGTRWEIDWEALEGAVTPSTRLMLLCHPHNPTGRVWNAEELGKLRDFALKHNLYVCSDELHADLSFADALFESFAADPRVRGRTVTLTGPCKAFNTAGLGIGAMLSHDAALIKRLKTAVGGLMGHPSALSITMWQAALQEGGPWLAETVAYLRGNRDLLQAFLAERFPYIKSYAVESTYLAWLDVRSHPHAGDIQQVLLEQARVAIHNGPVFAPDPQKADYQGFIRVNFATSRALLTEALERMAGVLGGDVE
- a CDS encoding 5'-methylthioadenosine/adenosylhomocysteine nucleosidase yields the protein MLAIMGAMDEEIELLLADLQAPETLTFSGVTLHKGTLEGVPVLLTRGGIGKVNAALTTAYLLMQGATQVIFTGVAGGVHPELRVGDIVVSTDCVQHDVDVGALGYELGSIPGELPAWPADETLRAVALEAARDVEGVRVLDGRVASGDQFIASREGVQRLWTLFGAACAEMEGAAVAQVCSKAGVPFVIIRSVSDTADHDANVDYRTFMPLVARHAKQVVRGMLARLTPQA
- a CDS encoding CidA/LrgA family protein, giving the protein MTSQTAALPPAVRVVLGLGVLVGFAALGEGLMRLLHWPLPGSVVGMVLLLLALGSRVVRLHWIEPAADGLLGILGLLFVPATVGAIQFLGAGAEWGLWLLVMVAGLLLGAGVAGWLAGRLVRD